Within Deinococcus actinosclerus, the genomic segment GGACTGACCCGCGCCTGCATCACCGGGGCGTCCTGCTCGTCGCCGTCCTGGCTCTCCTGCCCGTCCTGCAGGGCGTCACCGTCCGGGAGGTCGCTGCCCGGATCGCTCCCGGCCTGCGGGGTGGACGGGGCCGGCTCCGGCCGGGTCTCCGGGTCGCCCGGCTCACGGTCGGGCTGCTCCTGCTCCTTCCCGTCCGGGTCGGGTTCGGCCGGGGCCGGCGTCTCGGGCAGCAGGGGCGGGAGGGTGGGCGGTGGCTGATCGGCCGCGCGGAAGAACGCATTGAATTCCAGGTCGAAGGTGCGGCCCTGCTCGGGCCCGGCGGTCAGCACCGCCCGCAGCGCCCCGCGCAGCTCGCGCCGCGAGAGGACGTCCACCAGATCCAACGCCCGCAGCGCGTCGCGCACCTCGCCCGGGCCGATCAGGAACCCGTGCCGCTGCCGCAGCCGCCCGGCGAAGGCGGTCACCTGCGCGGCCAGCGAGGCGGGCAGCCCCGCGCGGGACGGCTCAGCCACGGGCCTGCGCCTTCGCCGCCACCCCCTGCAACGTGGGCGCGGCCAGCAGCTGGTCCTCGCGCAGCTTGAGGACCGCGCCCAGCGTCGCGTGCAGCGACTCGGCGTCCAGGTGGTCGGCGTGCAGGCTGACCAGCGCCGAGGCCCAGTCGAGTGTCTCGGCCACGCCCGGCGTCTTGCCCAGCGGCAGGGCGCGCAGCGCGTGCACGGCGTCGGTCACCTGCCGCGCCAGCGTCTCGTTGATGCCCGGCAGGCGCGACAGCACGATGTGCAGTTCCTGCGCGCGGCTGGGGTACTCGGTCCAGTGGTACAGGCAGCGGCGGCGCAGCGCGTCACTCAGTTCCCGCGAGCGGTTGCTCGTCAGGATCACGTGCGGCCGGCTGACCGCCGCCAGGGTGCCCAGTTCCGGCACGGTGATCTGCCACTCGGCGAGCAGTTCCAGCAGGAAGGCCTCGAAGGCGTCGTCGGCGCGGTCGATCTCGTCGATGAGCAGCACCGCCGATCTCGGCTCGCGGATCGCCTGCAGCAGGGGCCGCGGCATCAGGAACGTCTCGCCGTACAGGTCGTCGTCCCCTGCGGCCTCGCCGCGCAGCTCGGCCGCGCGCAGGTGCAGCAGCTGCCGCGCGTAGTTCCACTCGTACAGCGCCGACTGCGCGTCCAGCCCCTCGTAGCACTGCAGCCGGATCAGGCGGGTGCCCAGCACGTCCGCCAGGGTCTTGGCCGCCTCGGTCTTCCCGACGCCCGCCGGACCCTCCAGCAGCAGCGGCTTGCCCAGCCCCACCACCAGCCGCAGCGCCGTCGCCAGGGCGTCGTCCGCCACGTACCCGCGCGCCTGGAACGCTGCCTGAAGTTCCTGTACGGCCGGGATCATGAGACCCTCCCGGCACCCTGACCGCCGTTCTTACACGTCATGATCTGCGCTCCTGGGGCGGAAAAACAGGCCGCCTCCGCCCATCTTAATCTGCGGGGCGCGCCCGCCGCGTGACGCTCCGGTGAGACCCGCTGGCCTAGGGTGGGCGGCATGACGCTGCCCCTGCTCCTGTGCACCCTGATCGCGCTGACCTCGGGCCTGCATTTCGGGGGCCGGTTCGCGCAGGCGCACCACGCCGGGCGCAGCCTGCTGCCCGCCATCCTCGCCCACGGCGGCGTGTCCACCGCGCTGGTCGTCGTGGCGGCGCTCGTTGACCCCACGGACGCCCGGCTGCTGTGGCTGGCGGTCGCCACCGTCAGCCTGATGGCCCTGGCGACCGGCGCGCTGTGGCGCGCGCCCCGCTCGACCGGGCTGGCCCTGACGGACCCCCCGGAGGCCCTCGGGGCGTCCGGTCAGGCCGCCTGAAGCCCAGCGCAACCGGCCGGGCCGCCACCCCGTACTGGGAGTCGGGCGGCCCGGCCGGCCGCCTTCACCGCACCTTTCGGCGGACGCGCCCGCCGCGCACGGGCCGCTAAGCTGACCCCACGCGCCCCCCAGCGGGGCGCCGGAGCCCCCATGAGTGAGCGCAGACGTACCCTGAACACCCTGATCCGCCTGGGCCGCGCCCTGGCCGACCCGGAGCCCGATCCGGTGGGCGACGCCACGCAGGTGGCCCGCCGCACCGCCCAGGCCCTGCGCGAGCCGGTGCAGGAGGCCGCCGGTGGCCTGCGCGCCCGCGCCCGCGACCTGCGCGACCGCGCCGCGCAGCGCGCCGACGACCGCCTGGAACGCCTGATCGCCGAGCGCCGGGGCGGCGAGAGCGACCCGGAGGTGCTGGCCCTGCTGGCCCGGCGCCGCGAGACCCGTGAGGCCCGCCTGCGGCAGGAGGACGCCCGGCGCGCCCTGCTGGCCCAGGCGCAGACGCCGGCGCAGCGGCAGGTGCTGCGGGCCGTGCTGGACGTCACGCCGTGGGCGGGCGGCGCGGCAGGGGCCGTGCGGTATACGCAGCTGCTCGACCGGCTGGCGCCCGCTGGGGACGCCGCCACGGAGATGAGCGTGCACCGCGCCATCTGGACGCTTGCCGAGGCGGGCGTGCTGGCCGTCTCGCCGCACGGCGAGGTGAGTGCCGTGCCGCCCCGCGCGCCCCTGGCCCTGCCGAGCAGCGCGGCGGAGTAGGGCTGCGCCCGGCGTCACGCCGGGGGCCGGGGCCACCCGGGAACACCGGACGCCGGGCACGCCTACGCCAGCGTGCCCGCGGAAGCACTCACGTTGGCGCTCATGTTCTCGAAGGTCTTCGAGATGAGCTTCTGCGCCTGCGCGTCCAGCAGGCGCCCGCCCACCGTAGCGACCGGGCCGCGCATGGTGGCGTCCCCGGTCCAGTCCAGGGTGGTCGTGCCGTCCCCGTTGTCCACGACGTTCGCCCCGGCGGTCAGGTCCACGACGCTGCCCAGCCCGCCGCCCTGCACCTTCACGTTCACGCGGTTCGCCGCCTCGTCGGGCAGCACCTCGATCTTGAACTTGAACTTGCCGCGCACCATGCCGACGCCCACCTGCACGGTGGCGTCCATGTGCGTCTGGTCGTGCACGACGACCTCCTGCACGTCCGGCAGGCAGCGCGCGACCCGCTCGGGGTCCTGCACGAACGCCCACACGGCGGCGGGGGCCGCCTGCACCTTCTCCTGACCTGAGTAACTGAGTTTCATGGGGGACCTCCACGGAAAACTGGGAGCGTTGACCCGCAGCGGCGCGGGCAGAGGCGGAATTGACCTGACGCCCCGCATTGTAGGAGAGCGGGGGTTGCAGAAAGATTGGCCTACGATTCAGGGTATGCCCCCACTTCCCCAGGCGCCGGTCGCGGGCGTGCTCCTCGCCGCCGGACGCAGCGCCCGCATGGGCCGCCCCAAGCAGCTCGAACTCCTGGCCGGTCAGCCGCTGGTCCGGCACGCCGCGCAGGCCCTCGCGGAGGGCGGCGCCGCGCCCCTGCTGTGCGTCGTGCCCCCCGGCGAGGTCGGGGCGAGGATCCGGGCGGCCCTGGCCGGACTGCCCTTCGCGTTCGTGGTGAATCCGGACCCCGGGCGCGGACTGGCGAGTTCCTTCCGCGTGGCGGTGGACGCGCTGCCCGCCGGGCTCGCGGGCGCCCATTTCGCGCTGGCGGACATGCCGCTGCTGACCGGCGCTCACCACGCCGCGCTGCTGGGCGCGTTCCGGGAGACGGGCGCCCCCGTCGTGCTGGCCGAATACGCCGACCCCGGCGCGGCGCCCGTCCGGGCGCCCCCGCACCTGCTGCGCGCCGACCTGCTGGGCGCCGTTGCCGCCACCCCGGACGCCGACCACGGCCCCCGCGACCTGATCCGCGCGCACGCCGCGCAGGCGGTCACGCTGACCTTTGCGGCTCGGCTGCTGCTCGACGTGGACACCCCGGCGGGGCTGGCGCAGGCCGAGGCGCTCCTGACAGCCGCTGGGCCTGTTCCGCCGACCAGCTGAGCCTCTATCCTGGCGCATGGCCCCCAACACGGCAGTGAACGCGCTTCAGGACGGGAAGCGGCGGCAGGCCCAGGCCCTGCTTCAGGACGGCGAGGTCTGGCTGATCGCGGCGCGCGAGTCCGGCGTGCGTCCGGAACCCGCCCTGACGCTCGTGGCGGGCGTGGACGTCACCTGGGACAGCCTCTTCCTGCTGACCCGGGATGAGGCCGTGGCGATCGTGGGCCGCTTCGACGCGGACGCCGTGCCGCCCGGCTGGACGGTGTACGGCTACGACGCCGACCTGCGCGATCTGCTGCGCGCCGAGGTGACGCGGCTGGGCGCGCGGCGCGTGCTGCTGAACATCAGCGAGGACGACCCGCTGTGCGACGGCCTGACGGCGGGTCTGGAGCGCCGCGTGCGCGGCTGGCTGGCCCCCGCCTCAGATCTTGCCGGTGACGACCTGCCCGCGCTGGAGTGGGGCAGCGCCGCGCCGCTGCTGGGCCAGCTCCGGTCGGTCAAGACCCCGGCGGAACACGCCGCGATCCGGGGGGCGGTGAACCTGGCCGAGGCGCACCTGCGCGAGATGGCGGCCGCCGCCCGCCCCGGCTGGACCGAGCGGGACGTCGCCGCGTTCCTGCACGGCCTGTGCCGCCGCGACGGCGCCGAGCCCTCCTGGGGCTGGGCCGCCTGCCCGAACGTGCATGTCGGCCCGGACAGCCGCCCCTCGCACGCGCCGCCCGGCGACCACGCCCTGCGCCCCGGCGCGCTGCTGCACATCGACTACGGCGTGCGGCTGAGCCACGGGTACTGCTCGGACATCCAGCGGGTGTACCGCCTGCCCGACGGAAACCCGGTCCCCGAGGAGGTGCAGGCCGCCTTCCGCGCGTGCTGGCAGGCCATCCAGGCGGGGGCGGCTGCCCTGCGCCCCGGCACGCCCGGCTACGCGGTGGACGCCGCCGCGCGCGCCGCCCTGATCGCCGCCGGGTACCCCGAGTACCAGCACGCGCTGGGTCACGGCCTGGGCCGCGCCACCCACGACGGCGGCACCCTGCTGGGTCCCCGCTGGCCCCGCTACGGGCAGACCGTCGAGGGACCCGTCCGCGAGGATGAGGTGTACACCCTGGAACTGGGCGTCATGGTCGCCGGGCACGGGTTCATCGGCCTGGAGGAGGACGTGATCGTCCGGGACGGGCCCCCGGAGTGGCTCTCGGCCCGGCAGGACGACCTGCGGGACCTGACCGGCTGACCGGGCTGGTCCCGGGGGCGACCCTCAGCGGCTGGCCTTCAGCGGCTGGGGGCGCCCGGCAGGTCGACGGGCGTGACCGGCACCGGCTCCCCGAACCGGGCGTACTTGCGGCCCCGGGCGGGTTCGCCGCGCCCGCACAGCACCGTCACGCCCGGCAGGCCGTGCACGTTCACCTCCGCGACGGCCAGGCGGCCCGTCTCGTAGGCCCCCAGGTCGAGGTACAGGTGGCGGCCCAGGCGGCAGGGCGTGGGCACCGGCGTGTGCCCGTGCACCGAGTACGTGACGCCCTCGGGCAGCGGGAAGGGCCCCTCGAAGGGCCGCAGCCACAGCGCCGCCGACAGCGGGTTGGGATGCTGCGGGTGGCGCACGGGTGGCGCGGCGTGCGACACGAGCACGCTGGGGTGCGCGGGCGGCTGGTCGTGGATCTCGCCGTCGGCCGTGACGTACACCACGCGCTTGAGGACGCTCAGGTAGTCCTCGAGGATGGGGGGGAACTTCTCCAGCGTCAGGCCCCCCAGTTCGGCGCGCACGGTCTCGCCCCCGGCGCGCATCCACCACTGGAAGCCCTCCATGGCGCGGCGGTAGTCGCCCAGGTCGTGCGTGCCCAGGTACTGGCGGTAGTACTTCACGCCCTCCTGCATCATGCGCTCGTGGTTGCCCATCAGCAGCGTGGCGCGCCCGGCGCGGCGCAGCTCCATCAGGGTCTCCACGACCGGCATGGAGCGCGGCCCGCGGTCGATCGCGTCCCCCAGGGACAGGTAGTGCGCGTCCGGGTACTGGTGCAGCGCGGCGCGCAGCAGATCCGGGCGGCCGTGCACGTCCGGGATGATCAGCACCTGCCGGGTCACGCGCGGCTCCCCGGCTCATCGTGTTCGTCACTGAAGTCCAGCAGCGTCTGCTTGCTGCGTTCGCGCAGCTGCCGGGCGGCGTCCACGTCGGGGGTGAAGGTCACGTGGCCGCCCGCGAGGGTCACGCGGTACCCGGCGCCGTCGGCGGCCTGGGGCAGCCACTCGGCGGGCAGCTGGTAGGTGCGGCCCCGGCTGTCCTCCACGTCAGCGAGGCCCGCGTCCTCGTCCAGCACGTCGATGACCAGCAGTTCAGGCGGCACGTTCATAGGGGGCAGTCTAGCGCCTGCACCTTCCGGTGGACGCCCCGGTGGGGGGCCGGGGTGTAGGGTGCGGGCGTGAAGGTCACGAGGCGGGCAGTCGTGCGTTCCCTGCTGGGCGGCGGAACGGTCGCCGCGCTGGCGGGTGGGGCGGCGGTCGCGCAGGGCTACCGGTTCGGCGTGACCCGCCACGCCCGCACCCTGGCCGGGCTGCGCGAGCCGCTGCGGGTGGCGTTCCTGACGGACCTGCACTACGGGCTGTACATCGGGCCCGGCAGTGTGGCCGCGTGGGTGGACGGCACGAACGACCTGCGCGCCGACCTGGTCCTGCTGGGCGGTGACCTGCTCGACGCCCGGATGGACGAGCTGTCACCGGACCTGCTGCGTGAACTGCGCCGGCTGCGCGCGCCGCTGGGCGTGTACTCGGTGTGGGGCAATCACGACTACGGCAGTTTCGGGCGGTACGGCAGCCGGCAGTACGGCGAGCCCCGCGCGGACTGGGCGGCGCGGCGCGAGCAGTTCAGGGCGGGTCTGGCCGGGGTGGGGGTGACCACGCTGCGCAACGAGGGCCGCGCCGTGCGGGGCGACCTCTGGCTGGGCGGCACGGATGACCTGTGGTTCGGGCCGCCGGACCCGGCGGCGGCGCTGGCGGGAGCGGGCGGGCGGGCCACGCTGCTCGTCACGCACAATCCGGACGTGCTGCCCACCCTGCCGGGGCCGGCGGGGCTGGTGCTGTGCGGGCACACGCACGGCGGTCAGGTGCGTCTGCCGCTGCTGGGCGCGCCGGTGGTGCCCAGCCGCTACGGGCAGCGGTACGCGATGGGCTGGGTCACGGGCGCCCATGACACGCCCGCGTACGTGAGCCGGGGCCTGGGGCTCAGCGGGGTGCCGCTGCGCAACCTGTGCGAACCGGAAATCGCCCTCTTCCTGCTCTCGCCGGCCTGACAGCGGGGGGAGCCGGGGTACTTGCACGGCGCATGAAAGTGTGTATGGCAGCGCTTCCAGCCGGCTGTTCCAGCATGGGGGGCGGCTGCGCGGATGTGGGGCCAGGGCGGCGCGATGGTGAAGCCCTGTTGCGCAGATGACACGACTGAACGGCATTCGTTGCCGACTTCCGGCAAAACCGTGCACTTTGGCGAAAAATGATGTGGGTCACCTTGAGACCTGTTATAAACAACGGCCCTGCATAGACATGCGCCCGTCTGTATCGTGAGTTCAGCAGCCTGCACCCCGCAGGACGATGCGAGTCACGAGCGAGATGGGAGCGTCAACATGAACAGAACAGACAACCGGGTGACGCCGGCTGAAGCGCCGCACACCCCCGTAACCCCCGCAAGCGGCGCGGAACTGAACCTCGCCCGTGAGCAGGGCCTGTACAGCGCCGCCGAGCACGA encodes:
- a CDS encoding AAA family ATPase encodes the protein MIPAVQELQAAFQARGYVADDALATALRLVVGLGKPLLLEGPAGVGKTEAAKTLADVLGTRLIRLQCYEGLDAQSALYEWNYARQLLHLRAAELRGEAAGDDDLYGETFLMPRPLLQAIREPRSAVLLIDEIDRADDAFEAFLLELLAEWQITVPELGTLAAVSRPHVILTSNRSRELSDALRRRCLYHWTEYPSRAQELHIVLSRLPGINETLARQVTDAVHALRALPLGKTPGVAETLDWASALVSLHADHLDAESLHATLGAVLKLREDQLLAAPTLQGVAAKAQARG
- a CDS encoding SRPBCC family protein: MKLSYSGQEKVQAAPAAVWAFVQDPERVARCLPDVQEVVVHDQTHMDATVQVGVGMVRGKFKFKIEVLPDEAANRVNVKVQGGGLGSVVDLTAGANVVDNGDGTTTLDWTGDATMRGPVATVGGRLLDAQAQKLISKTFENMSANVSASAGTLA
- a CDS encoding nucleotidyltransferase family protein, with the protein product MPPLPQAPVAGVLLAAGRSARMGRPKQLELLAGQPLVRHAAQALAEGGAAPLLCVVPPGEVGARIRAALAGLPFAFVVNPDPGRGLASSFRVAVDALPAGLAGAHFALADMPLLTGAHHAALLGAFRETGAPVVLAEYADPGAAPVRAPPHLLRADLLGAVAATPDADHGPRDLIRAHAAQAVTLTFAARLLLDVDTPAGLAQAEALLTAAGPVPPTS
- a CDS encoding M24 family metallopeptidase, producing MAPNTAVNALQDGKRRQAQALLQDGEVWLIAARESGVRPEPALTLVAGVDVTWDSLFLLTRDEAVAIVGRFDADAVPPGWTVYGYDADLRDLLRAEVTRLGARRVLLNISEDDPLCDGLTAGLERRVRGWLAPASDLAGDDLPALEWGSAAPLLGQLRSVKTPAEHAAIRGAVNLAEAHLREMAAAARPGWTERDVAAFLHGLCRRDGAEPSWGWAACPNVHVGPDSRPSHAPPGDHALRPGALLHIDYGVRLSHGYCSDIQRVYRLPDGNPVPEEVQAAFRACWQAIQAGAAALRPGTPGYAVDAAARAALIAAGYPEYQHALGHGLGRATHDGGTLLGPRWPRYGQTVEGPVREDEVYTLELGVMVAGHGFIGLEEDVIVRDGPPEWLSARQDDLRDLTG
- a CDS encoding metallophosphoesterase encodes the protein MTRQVLIIPDVHGRPDLLRAALHQYPDAHYLSLGDAIDRGPRSMPVVETLMELRRAGRATLLMGNHERMMQEGVKYYRQYLGTHDLGDYRRAMEGFQWWMRAGGETVRAELGGLTLEKFPPILEDYLSVLKRVVYVTADGEIHDQPPAHPSVLVSHAAPPVRHPQHPNPLSAALWLRPFEGPFPLPEGVTYSVHGHTPVPTPCRLGRHLYLDLGAYETGRLAVAEVNVHGLPGVTVLCGRGEPARGRKYARFGEPVPVTPVDLPGAPSR
- a CDS encoding metallophosphoesterase → MRSLLGGGTVAALAGGAAVAQGYRFGVTRHARTLAGLREPLRVAFLTDLHYGLYIGPGSVAAWVDGTNDLRADLVLLGGDLLDARMDELSPDLLRELRRLRAPLGVYSVWGNHDYGSFGRYGSRQYGEPRADWAARREQFRAGLAGVGVTTLRNEGRAVRGDLWLGGTDDLWFGPPDPAAALAGAGGRATLLVTHNPDVLPTLPGPAGLVLCGHTHGGQVRLPLLGAPVVPSRYGQRYAMGWVTGAHDTPAYVSRGLGLSGVPLRNLCEPEIALFLLSPA